The Candidatus Methanoperedens sp. genome includes a region encoding these proteins:
- the gmd gene encoding GDP-mannose 4,6-dehydratase: protein MTKSALITGITGQDGSYLAELLLEKGYDVHGLVRRLSTPNISRIEHISDKINLVEGDLTDQSSLNGAMMDIKPDEVYNLAAQSFVGTSWNQPVLTGDVTGIGAVRLLEAVRHFSKDARVYQASSSEMFGKVQEMPQNENTKFYPRSPYGCAKVYAYWMCINYRESYNMHVTNGILFNHESPRRGLEFVTRKVTDGVAKIYHGLSRELHLGNLDAMRDWGYAGDYVEAMWFMLQQETPEDYVVATGEAHSVKEFVELAFSEVGLHWEKYVKVDQKFFRPAEVEYLVGDYSKAKRVLGWEPRVKFKELVKMMVKADVERLKPR from the coding sequence ATGACAAAATCAGCACTCATTACGGGAATCACGGGACAGGACGGCTCTTACCTGGCAGAATTGTTGCTTGAGAAAGGATACGATGTTCATGGACTTGTGAGGCGCCTGAGCACCCCCAACATATCAAGGATCGAGCATATTTCTGACAAAATTAATCTTGTGGAAGGAGACCTGACCGACCAGTCTTCCCTCAATGGCGCAATGATGGACATCAAACCGGACGAAGTGTACAACCTTGCTGCCCAATCCTTCGTGGGCACTTCCTGGAACCAGCCCGTGCTCACGGGCGACGTCACGGGCATAGGCGCTGTCCGATTACTGGAGGCCGTACGCCATTTCTCTAAAGACGCAAGAGTGTACCAGGCTTCTTCAAGCGAAATGTTCGGGAAGGTGCAAGAGATGCCGCAGAACGAGAACACGAAATTCTACCCCCGCAGCCCCTACGGATGCGCTAAAGTCTATGCTTACTGGATGTGCATCAATTACAGGGAAAGCTACAACATGCATGTAACGAATGGGATACTGTTTAACCACGAATCTCCGCGCCGGGGATTAGAGTTCGTTACCCGCAAGGTCACAGATGGCGTAGCTAAAATATACCATGGGTTATCCAGGGAGCTTCACCTGGGAAATCTAGATGCGATGCGTGACTGGGGATATGCAGGGGATTACGTTGAAGCAATGTGGTTCATGCTGCAGCAGGAAACGCCCGAGGATTATGTTGTCGCTACAGGAGAAGCCCATTCTGTGAAAGAGTTCGTTGAGCTTGCTTTTTCTGAGGTCGGACTTCACTGGGAAAAGTACGTTAAAGTGGATCAAAAGTTTTTCAGGCCCGCTGAAGTAGAGTACCTGGTGGGCGATTATTCAAAGGCAAAGCGCGTCCTCGGCTGGGAACCCAGGGTCAAGTTCAAGGAACTTGTGAAGATGATGGTCAAGGCTGATGTGGAGCGGCTGAAACCAAGGTGA
- a CDS encoding class I SAM-dependent methyltransferase has product MDTIEIKDGDIDVEDIMRQIRENIKKRKESGAYTKELEAMINEPLQPPLAGARCRDLKSDLNYVDSNWDINAEYVISSHRKIIGKPLVWGRRLINSEMRRYVDLINGKQIEFNAHVAGALKGLDNKINEAVADIRKGTDSKINEAMAALSKDIDLTQLPGAPTDDVMNYFLFEEKFRGSTEDIRKRQSVYLEYFKNCKNVLDIGCGRGEFLSLLKENGIGARGIDMNEDMVLYCQKNGLEVSQNNALSYLTSLSDKSLDGIFSAQVVEHLQPADLISLIKLTYDKMQYGSYFIAETINPMCLSVFASSFCMDLSHVKPIHPETIKFLLESVGFREIQFIFLSSFHETIKLAKLKSTENMNIEEKMRLEVMNQNIDKLNSLLYGYQDYAVIGKK; this is encoded by the coding sequence ATGGATACTATTGAGATAAAGGACGGCGACATTGACGTCGAGGATATCATGCGCCAGATAAGGGAGAATATTAAAAAAAGAAAAGAAAGCGGCGCATATACAAAAGAACTGGAAGCGATGATCAACGAACCTCTGCAACCACCTCTCGCAGGCGCCAGGTGTCGCGATCTCAAGTCTGATCTCAATTATGTCGACTCCAACTGGGATATAAATGCTGAATATGTTATAAGTTCCCACCGAAAGATCATTGGCAAACCCCTTGTCTGGGGAAGGCGGTTGATAAATTCCGAAATGAGAAGATATGTGGATTTGATCAATGGGAAACAGATAGAATTCAATGCTCATGTTGCCGGGGCGCTCAAAGGTCTTGATAATAAGATAAACGAAGCTGTGGCTGATATCAGGAAAGGGACTGATAGTAAGATCAATGAGGCTATGGCTGCCCTCAGTAAAGACATTGACCTAACACAATTGCCCGGCGCGCCGACTGACGACGTGATGAACTACTTCCTGTTCGAGGAAAAATTCCGCGGCAGCACCGAGGATATCAGGAAGCGTCAATCGGTCTATCTCGAATATTTCAAAAACTGCAAGAACGTCCTTGATATAGGATGCGGGAGGGGTGAGTTCCTGTCGTTGCTGAAAGAGAACGGCATAGGCGCCAGGGGTATCGATATGAATGAAGATATGGTGCTGTACTGCCAGAAGAATGGTCTTGAAGTAAGTCAAAATAATGCCCTGAGCTATCTTACATCACTTAGCGATAAATCACTTGATGGCATATTTTCAGCTCAGGTCGTGGAACACCTCCAACCGGCAGATTTGATCTCTCTCATAAAATTAACCTACGATAAAATGCAATATGGTTCGTATTTCATCGCTGAGACTATAAACCCCATGTGTTTATCTGTATTTGCTTCAAGTTTTTGCATGGACTTATCCCATGTTAAGCCAATTCATCCAGAAACGATCAAGTTCTTACTTGAATCTGTAGGTTTTAGAGAAATTCAGTTTATATTCTTATCATCGTTTCATGAAACCATTAAATTAGCCAAGCTTAAGAGCACTGAAAACATGAATATCGAAGAAAAGATGCGATTAGAGGTAATGAACCAAAATATTGATAAATTGAATTCCCTGTTATATGGTTACCAAGATTATGCAGTAATTGGGAAAAAGTGA
- a CDS encoding glycosyltransferase family 4 protein encodes MKKKILVLNDFPIYPPRFGGQFRIYYIYKNLSQRFDITYICFAKNEFVEVELGQNFWEIRIPKSKIHSSVNLLLGKIFGISVDDIIAMFFCNYNKKLNNIVRDRLSDCSIVVASHPYLYTLIKKHAPNKFLIYEAHNVEYLLKKAILGKGFFKRFLYTNVKRVEDELVRKSDLVFAMSADEINKFKEIYHVDESKIYISPNGVDLPSFRTLYKNSKLIKNKIINKPLALFMGSGHPPNSEAAKKIIIELAPKMKEIYFLICGGVCGTFKNKDIDKNVGMTFEVSDEEKFEIYRISDIALNPMVSGSGTNIKMLEYMAAGLPIITTPIGARGLDIKNYRDAIICEVSEFPESIREVLENIELYNKLSLNGQKLVKNKYDWNKIAENMANTIETEISKKRHHFFPITA; translated from the coding sequence ATGAAAAAAAAAATTCTCGTTTTGAATGATTTTCCCATATATCCGCCACGCTTTGGAGGTCAATTTAGAATTTATTATATTTACAAGAATCTGTCCCAAAGGTTCGATATCACATACATTTGCTTTGCAAAGAATGAATTCGTTGAAGTGGAATTAGGGCAGAATTTTTGGGAAATTCGAATTCCTAAAAGCAAAATTCATTCCAGTGTGAATTTATTGTTAGGAAAAATCTTTGGGATATCAGTAGATGATATAATTGCAATGTTTTTTTGTAATTATAACAAAAAATTAAATAATATAGTCAGAGATCGTTTATCAGACTGTAGTATTGTTGTTGCTTCTCATCCATACTTATATACATTAATAAAAAAACATGCACCGAATAAATTTCTGATATATGAAGCCCACAATGTCGAGTATTTATTAAAAAAAGCTATATTGGGAAAAGGATTTTTTAAAAGATTTCTATATACTAATGTAAAAAGGGTTGAGGACGAATTAGTAAGGAAATCTGATTTGGTTTTTGCAATGTCTGCTGATGAAATTAATAAATTTAAAGAAATATATCATGTAGACGAATCAAAAATATATATATCCCCAAATGGTGTTGATCTTCCATCATTTAGAACACTTTATAAAAACAGTAAATTAATTAAAAATAAAATTATAAATAAACCTTTAGCACTTTTTATGGGTAGTGGTCATCCACCTAATTCAGAAGCTGCCAAAAAAATCATAATCGAATTAGCTCCAAAAATGAAAGAAATATATTTTTTAATTTGTGGAGGGGTTTGTGGCACTTTTAAAAATAAAGATATCGATAAAAATGTAGGCATGACCTTTGAAGTAAGCGATGAGGAGAAATTCGAGATATATCGTATTTCAGATATCGCTTTAAATCCAATGGTAAGTGGGTCAGGCACCAATATAAAAATGCTAGAATATATGGCTGCTGGGTTACCTATCATTACAACTCCAATTGGTGCAAGAGGTTTGGACATTAAGAATTACAGGGATGCCATAATTTGTGAAGTATCAGAATTTCCAGAAAGTATACGAGAAGTTCTTGAAAATATTGAGCTTTACAATAAACTTAGCTTGAATGGTCAAAAGTTAGTTAAAAATAAATATGATTGGAATAAAATAGCCGAAAATATGGCAAATACAATAGAGACCGAAATAAGCAAGAAAAGGCATCACTTTTTCCCAATTACTGCATAA
- a CDS encoding glycosyltransferase family 4 protein — MSRKKILVLSFFPAFFPPGSGGELRLYNICRNLAKYYDITILSFTYPNPDRKLEVYKLFNNVIEIRIPKSKLHDILHYIFYKFGHVPECSGAVVSIASNFDSNYKKLFNQVIKGSHILISTHPYLYKKVKDKMVIYESYNMEYYLQKKAFGNSIIAKILSWYVYYIEEHACTSSDMIFAVSDDDINDFHNVYKISLNKIFLAPNGVDLAEIKILKDFEKYEYKKKLGLNNAKALLFFGSAHPPNIDAAKSIIDNFAPLLPEYTFLIAGKVSDFITSHVPNNVRIYGVVDDETKKLLFNASDAALNPMTFGSGTNLKMLDYMAAGLPVITTPTGARGLDIVDNYHAIVCDIDKFEKNIVLLFKDEIIYKKLKEKGRKLVEEKYEWQKIANKMHTNIETYYEKKNSRFE; from the coding sequence ATGAGTCGGAAGAAAATTTTGGTATTGAGTTTTTTCCCGGCTTTTTTTCCTCCCGGAAGCGGCGGAGAGCTCCGATTATACAATATATGTAGAAACTTAGCGAAATATTATGATATAACTATATTAAGTTTTACTTATCCAAATCCCGACAGAAAACTCGAAGTATACAAATTATTTAATAATGTTATTGAAATTCGAATTCCTAAAAGCAAGTTACATGACATACTGCACTATATTTTTTATAAATTTGGACATGTGCCTGAATGCTCTGGTGCGGTAGTTTCAATCGCTTCCAACTTTGATTCAAATTATAAAAAATTATTTAATCAAGTGATTAAAGGGTCACATATTTTAATTTCAACACATCCATATCTTTATAAGAAAGTCAAAGATAAAATGGTTATTTATGAATCTTACAATATGGAATATTATTTACAAAAGAAAGCATTTGGAAACTCAATAATCGCAAAAATTTTATCGTGGTACGTTTATTATATCGAAGAACATGCATGTACAAGTAGTGATATGATTTTTGCAGTATCTGATGACGATATAAATGATTTTCACAACGTTTATAAAATATCATTAAATAAAATCTTTTTAGCTCCAAATGGCGTAGACTTAGCAGAAATAAAAATACTAAAAGATTTTGAAAAATATGAGTACAAGAAAAAGTTAGGCTTAAACAATGCTAAAGCGTTACTTTTTTTTGGCAGTGCTCATCCACCGAATATTGATGCTGCAAAATCAATTATTGATAATTTTGCTCCTTTGTTACCAGAATATACATTTTTAATCGCTGGAAAAGTATCAGATTTTATTACGTCCCATGTGCCAAATAATGTGAGAATATATGGTGTAGTCGATGATGAAACGAAAAAATTATTGTTCAATGCATCAGATGCTGCCTTGAATCCTATGACGTTTGGTTCTGGTACAAATTTGAAAATGTTAGATTACATGGCAGCGGGACTTCCTGTAATAACAACTCCTACAGGAGCAAGAGGATTAGATATTGTTGATAATTATCATGCTATTGTTTGTGATATAGATAAATTCGAAAAAAATATAGTATTACTATTTAAAGATGAAATCATTTATAAAAAATTAAAAGAAAAAGGAAGAAAATTAGTCGAAGAAAAATATGAATGGCAGAAGATTGCGAATAAAATGCATACAAATATAGAGACATATTATGAAAAAAAAAATTCTCGTTTTGAATGA